TGTTGCACTACAATTTCTTGGACGAAGAAGCGGCACTTTTCCAGCACATCATCTTTGATGAACACCCCCTGACCGCGCTTCGTGCCCAACAGACCCAATACGACAAGATCACGGTAGGCTTTCGATACGGTATTCATATTGATGCCCAAACGATCAGCGAGATCTCGGGCGGGCGGCAGTTGATCCCCTGTAACCAACTTACCGGATACGATTCCGAAATGAATCAGATTTTCAAGTTGAACATAAACCGCGATATTGCTCGTCGGATTTATGATGGACAACAAATCTAAAATGTGGGCTTTGGGCACGAACTTGCTTCTGGGCATGGATCTTTTCCTTTGTTTTCGGTGTGTTGCCAAAATCATAGGCAATTAAACCAATCGTTATTTGAGGGATTCAGCGGATACATTATAACGTATTACTATAGAGATAACATATATAAATGCAAAAATATTTACCAAATACAACGTTTTTCCCGCAGCATTCGTTTATTTATGAAAATT
The DNA window shown above is from Candidatus Hydrogenedentota bacterium and carries:
- a CDS encoding GntR family transcriptional regulator — encoded protein: MPRSKFVPKAHILDLLSIINPTSNIAVYVQLENLIHFGIVSGKLVTGDQLPPARDLADRLGINMNTVSKAYRDLVVLGLLGTKRGQGVFIKDDVLEKCRFFVQEIVVQHIFEAAAEAKLAGYDKELLKEMIDKIYAQQVYPYGSIPRDIFPKA